Genomic DNA from Vanrija pseudolonga chromosome 3, complete sequence:
ACTAGATGCGTTGCCGTCCATGCAGCCATGCGAGTGAATATATGCTAAGCGATGGGTATTGCGGAAGGTTGTGACAGAAGCGTCCGGTATGCAATGAATGGAGGATTCAAGTCGGAGCTTAAGCCGCAGCAGCTTCCTCATCGAGCGCAGTGAATGCCCGCTCGAGCTTCATCTTAGGCGTGATTCGAGGCTCGCCATAGACGTCAATCTTATCCACCAAGGCGTCGATCTCGTCCTGCCCAAGGGAGAGACTGCGCATGAGGATGGCAATAGCCTTGAATGCCTGAGGGAAGTCGATCGAATCGTCGTCAAGCGTTGGCATGCGCGCCTCAACACTGCTCGGGTTAGTAAAATGTCTATTGTGTGTGGCGGGCATGACTTACCCCTTcttgaggtcctcggcgGTCGCCGCTTCGCTCTTGAGAGCAGCGGTCCATCCCCTGGCCACAACATCAGCATCGCGGATCTTGGCAATGCGGAAGACGTCCTCGGAAAGCTTCTCCGACAACAAGTATCGGAACTCGGAGGGGAGAGCACGGTAGTactcgacaatgtcgtcggggtcgcgaGAGCCACCAGCGTCCTTTTCACCCCAAAGCTccttgaggtcgacgccaaTCTTCTgcttggccgcctcctcggtcaTGGAAGGAGTAGAGGCATCACCCTCAGCCtcctcaccgtcgtcgctcgcctgTTCACCATCGTCGTCACCatcgtcgtccgcgccggGAAGGGGCTTCGTGCGAGGAGCAAGGTTGAGCTTCCTACGCTGAGGAGCatccgcggcgtcggcaccacttggcgcggcgctgtcggTAGACTCGTTGAGGACGCCGAACATGTTGGTGGTAGACGAGTGACGGGACAAGGGAGGGGTGCTGCCAGCAGTACCGCCCTTCTTGTTGCGGGCAAAGACGCCCGAGGGACCGAAAGTCGGGGCACTGGGGAGCCCGGCAGAGCTGACGCCACGGCCGATCTGGGAGAAGTCCGTAGGgcgctggggtggtgggcgggcgccgccagcaccaccaacAGACTGCCATTCTCCGGGCTGCTGAGGAGCTTCCCGTCGGGAGTGACCAGCACGCGAGCCGCCTCGAGAGATGGATTCCCGAGCAGCCTGAGCCTTCTCGGCATTCTCCCGAGCAGCCTGCTGGTGAATCTGAGCAATGGTAGTAGGAACCACCTCCTTTCTGGACTGCCACTTGTGCTTGCGGAGTTCGACAACATCCTATCCTTGTCAGTATTGTTCCTTGCGCATGAACGGCGTGACGTACCATGATCATGAAGCGGATACGCGATGACACGACGTCGTTGTTGAGGAGAATCTCCAAACGGTCGAACACTAAGTCCATGGACTTGGTCGACGCGGCATCGAATTGCTTGCCGACGGTGGTAAGAAGCTTGCAAGTAGACTCGAGgtcttcctcgtcggggtTCTCAACGTTGCCGAGCAAGCGGACAAGGCACTCTCTGATAACGTTCTTGGAGAGCATTTCAAGCTTGTAGAGCTCACCGATGAGCTGCACAAGACCGAGACCGCGACGCTTGGCCTTCTGAGCAGCATAGTACTCATCGCTCATCATGGgagcctcgccgccgtccttgacctccgccgcctccgccgccttggccttgtcctcctcgctctTGGAAGCTGCCAATCGCGCAGCGTCCTCGCGTGCCCTCCAGCCAGCCTCGAAGTCGGCCTGGCAACGACCCAGGAGGTACTTGCGGAACAGGCTACCACCAGACACTTGCCTGCCTTCGATGACTTCGGAGACGTTGGGGTCCAGGCGATCCAGAAGCAAACGGCAGAGCTTGGCGTACATGGCCGACCAGTGGGCCTCGTCCGTCGACTTCTCGAAGACAAGCTTGATGACAAGCTTCAGGGTCATGCCGTCAGTCTCCTGGCTGGACTTGTTGGCCCACTCGAGGATCTGAGTAGAGATCGAGTCGAACTTCTCCTCCGTGAGCTTGTTGAGCAAggccttgaccttgcgctCAATGTAGACAGGCGACGACTCGTCATTGCCAGCGGAGCGAGCGTTCACCCAGGCGTTGGCAGTAACGGCAAGCGGTGCGACATCGGGGTCGTTGACAACCGGGGCGGGACGCTTGACACGCTCACGCTTAGAGCCTGCCCTCGAGTTGGACGGGGCCATGTGGGGCAAGCCACCACCCTGGCTGGCAGTCCTGGTCATCGAAcggccaccagcaccggGGTGCATGAGCGAGAGCTTGTAGCGCTCTTCGCTCGTGGTGTTGCTCGTGTTGCGAATGGACGAACCAGACGCGAACCCGAAGGAGCCCATGGCGTTCGCGAACCCACGTCCGCCAATGTTGCTGCCACCAATGCCACCCATCGCACCACGGTTGGCGGGGGGTAGGGAAGAGCGGCTGCCCTGGCGACGACCAAAGCCGTTCGAGGAGtcagcctcgaggccgaTTTCCTCCAGAGGCGGCAGTGACTCTGGGCGCTCCTTGCAGACCTCCATGAACTGCATCAGGAAGTCGCGGTCGTAACGGAACTTGCCGGGCTCGCTGGTCGCATTGAGGTTGGCATTCTGCGGCTTCACAGACTCGGGGTACTCGACAGAGGCAAGGTCCTCAATAGGCTTGGCAGTACCGAGAGCAGAGGGCGTGGAGGGAGTGGCGATAGCTCCAGCAGTAGCGGACGGGCCAGGGGAGCCCTTGAGATCCAGAGTCGAGGGGGTCGAACGGCGACCACCGTTGATCGCACCCAGGGGCTTGGCTGGaaggccagcagcagccaaaGCTGGCGACGACAAAGGAGAGGCGACCGCAGACTGAGTCGTCGGCGTGAGAAGGGCACGACGAGGCTCCTCGGCAGGCTCGGAACCAGTAGGCGTTTCCGCCTGCTTCTCCACAACCTTCGAGGCCGCTTCAGGCTCCTTTTGGGCTTCAGAGCTGATCGGCTCCTCAgccttgggctcggcggccttgggctcgTCAACAGGTGCTTGGGTCTTAGCCTGCGGCAGGGGTGGTGAGCTTCAACTCTCGAAAGTCTGTGGGGAAAGATATGACTGTGACCGGTACCCaccttgagctcctcctccttcgccttctgctccttctcctcctgctccttggccttctccttggcctcgagctccttagcctcgagctccttggcgtcggcctcctcctttGCCTTTCGCTcacgctcctccttggcccggcgctcgacgcgctccttgcgctcctgctcctccttctcctcctgctcctgaATCTTTTTGCGCTTCTCGTCTTCGGCTAGACGCGTCTTCTTCTGCTCTTCAGACTCGAGGCGAACGATGACAGGAAGGGCGGGcagcttcttcttgggcggTTCCTCGACAGTGGTCTCCGGTGTGGCGGCACCGCTGGTCGCCGAAGAAGTCGGGCccttggcggcagcagcggcctccGCAATGTCGACCGTTGTTCCGTCTGGGCGAGAGAACTTGATGGCCGACTTGGCACGCGGCGTGAATGACATGGCGCCAGCAGAGAGCGAAGGCGTCTGAGGACCTTGGGATCCAGGGGTCACCTGCGGAGTGAAGGGAGTACCGGGCTGCAGAGGGCGCGAAGGCGTGCTCGGGAGGGGAGAGACGGACGTGTTGGAGGGGGTCGACTGGTGACCACCCACGAGGCTTTGAGGCCGGCTGGGAGGGGTCGGCATCGTGCTACCACCAGCACTGCCAGGCAGGTTAGCATTAGGAGGAGCAGGCGAGCCACCAAGCTGAGCCTGCGCAGCCCGGGGAGAGAGGGGAATGTTGGaggggtgctgctgctgctgaggggGCCACTGCTGCGCCATTCCGTACGGCGGCTGTTCGTAGTGGTGGTACTGGGCATGTCAGCAAAGCCCATCAATATGGTCATAATACGTACGAAGTATCCACCCTGGCCTGGGTACATGATGGGGTAGCCCTGTGCTTGGCCATGCGGGATGCCATACGGAGCCTGCTGGCCCATAAGAGGGCGAGCCACACCCATGGGCCCATTCACACCGGCTGGACGAACAGGCTGCTGGCTACCCTGCATCTGAGGCTGAGGGACACGGTAACCCTGCTGTGGAGGCACTTGACCAGGGAATTGGGGCTGGGCGGCACCCATCACTGGCGAACGAGGCTGACCGGGGATGCCCTGCGGGGGACGAAGGTGAGCCTGGCCAGGCAGTCCAGCCATGGGCTGGTACTGGTGAGGAGCAGCACCTGGAAGACCGTTGGCACCAGGGAACGAGCCGTGGGGAATGGACTGGCGACGATCTTGAATCGGAGAGCCGGCCTGCGGGAGCTGcgaaggcgacgccgagcccgaggcggccgagggctgAGGGTGGGGCTTGCCGGCAAAGAGCGAGTGCACATCCAGCTTCTTTTGAGGAAGGCCAGAGGgcacgctcgaggccgcgccgccactggtgcgccgaggagggcggatCATGGCAGCAccggtcgccgtcgtctctGCGTCAATGGAGCCGAACGACTTGACCGCATCAGCCAAGTGGCTCCCAGTGGCCGCAGGCGCTGCAGGCGATGAGGAGAGCAGCGGGTTGGGCGAGTCGACCGTGCCGAAGGCAAGATTTCCTACGGACGCATTGTTAGCAATCTGTCGTGTACTGGGGACAAAAGGGTGGGTCATGTGGGACAGTGGACTGAAAGGAGAGGACGTGCCCAGCGAGACGAGAGAGTTGGTACCCTCGCATGAGACGGTGGCGGAAGTGGAGAGCTCACCTCGAGGCTGGAAATCACCGTTGCCGCCGACCATCAAGTTGCCCCACTTTGGGTTGCCCCCGATGGACACAGGGGTGGAGCCGGTCAACTGGTCATTGGTAGTCGCTCCGTTGGGCGGAGTCGAAACGGCCGAGGGCACAGCTGAAGACTGGTTGGACGCCGCAGCAGGAGGGCCACGGGACCAGGCAGAGGTGTTGGGGGTAGTTGCtgagctggctggctggtttGGTGGAGTAGAGGCCTTGCTCATTTGCGTGTGTGTCTTGTGAGACGGTGTGGTGGAATGGAAACAGGCGTAGAGGGCGGAGGATTAGGCTTGAGTTGTTATATCGCCAACGGCTGCTGGCGACGTGTGCTGATTGTCTGGCAAGAATACCAGTCGACCAGAGAGATACCGGGACGTGTTACCTTTGGGCGAGGTAACAATGACGGACGGCAAATGAGGGGGGGTTTGTCTTCAACAAGGTGTGTTGAGAGACAAACTTTTTCGTGTTGGAATGATGGTGGCCACTCGATGATGAAAAGAGGGAGCCGGCTGGGGGGGAGAGGGGAAAGGGGAGAAATGCCCTATGCGAGTCCCAGGCGATGCGAGGGGCTCTTGCGATGAACGCTTTttgggaggggagggggggtgacAGAAGTCGAGAAGGGAAGAATGGATTGTGTGTCGGACACTGTATTAGTGTCCCCTTGGTGGTGAGAGAAGAAAGGAAAACCGGAATGGTGTGCGTGTGCAATGAGGGGGGGGTGAGGAGTgagacgggcgggcgggcggggggaaCGAGAGGGCAAACCGCCAGAGGGGGGGCACAGGGGCGgcaagcgcgcggcggcggcgggggcggcgggggagtgGTGGACGCTGACGGCCTCACTGGTTCAACTGGCTGCAAAACAGGCACGACACACACGCTCTACCAGCGTGCGTTTTGATGGACGGCAGGACAGGTAATGTGACCTAATTAGCGGAATCAATTTTGTAATTCAGCACATGTGGTTTCGACCAAACGGGGCTTGGTTTGTGGCATCTGGTCCAGTAGTCACAGTCGCAAATATTCTCTTTCTCGACACAAGGGACATTGTACAACCTCATCACTGTTTGTATAATGGGCCTGTTGGGTGAAGAAACAATGCTGGCGCCGGACAACGCAACTCATCACTGCAACAACTGAGCCGCCTTTGTTGAcctgaggctgctgctgttgtgcATATGTGGCCCAGACGACGTCTGATGGCTTTGAAAAAATGGCATTGTCGGTCTGATCACGTGCAATTTGAGGTTATGATGTAACCCGTCATTGAAAGTATGTGTCATTTGTCACAGGGCGACTGTGATCACTACGTCCCATCATGTACTTGCAGGGATCGGTCAGCGCCGTAAACGAACCGAACCGATAACGAGTCGACGACCGACAACAGCGTGAGCACTCCACCCGTCGGTTCACGGAGCCGCCGCACCCACTCCACTCTTCGCCATTCAATCCAACGTCACCCTTGTCCCATCGCTTTGGTCAGAACGAAAGGGTGAACAACCCTCGCGACAATCATCATGGCTCCTCTGGACCAAACGAGGATCCTGTCTATCCAGTCGCATGTCGTTTCTGGCTATGTTGGTACGTGCTCGTGTGCTGCAAGTCAATTACCCCTCACACCCCACAGGCAACCGAGCTGCAACCTTTCCTCTGCAGATGTTGGGCTATGATGTGGACGTCGTCAACACTGTGCAGTTCTCAAACCACACGGGATACGGTCACACCAATGGTACCAAGACGTCGccggagcagctcgaggccatcttCGAAGGGCTCTTCACAAATGGCCTCGTGAGCCACGCGCGTCTCTTGACCGGCTACATCCCAGGCGCAGAGGCTCTTCGGGTCATCGGCAAGCAAGTCGAGCGCATGCGTCAGAATGAAGGTCTCGTCTATCTCCTGGACCGTGAGTGTGGCCATGCGAGCGTCGGCACATGTCTGACGAGCCATCAGCCGTAATGGGCGACATTGGAACCGGCCTCTACGTGAGCCCAGATGTTGTTCCCGTGTACAAGAGCCTCTTGAAAACTGCCACCATCATTACACCGAACCAGTTTGAGACCGAGTGAGTCcaactcctcctcctcctcaaagACCATAGTGACTAACGGTGACCCAGGCTTCTCTCTGGCGTCAAGATTGACTCGGTGGCGTCTCTTCACGAGGCCTTGACAGCCCTACATGTCAACTACGGTGTGCCTCACGTGGTTTTGTCTTCCATTCCGCTCcccatctcgctcgtcgccgagctgggcctgccaccacctccagcaTCGTACACTCGCTTTGTCCCCGACCCAAAGCCGCCTTGGTACGACGCGGTTGGAGTTGGAGCCCCAGAAGACGACATTCTCGTCTGCTTTGCAAGCACTTGGGATGGGAACAAGCCACAGACCTTCGGTTTCGCCCTGCCTACCATCCGTGGCTACTTCTCTGGCGTTGGTGACCTGTTCtccgccctcgtccttggaCATTACCAGCGCACCTCCGAGACACAACCTGGTCTTTCTCCCCTTGCGGATGCTGTCTCGCATGCGCTCCTGACTGTACAGCAGATCCTTCTGCGCACCCATTTATACAGTCTGGACATTGCTTCGTCTGGCTCGGCAACCCCAAGGCCTATCCATGAGAACTCGCCTCATCAGGATTCGGTGATCCCCTCCGACACTGAACTCGACAACGCCCCGCCTCTTAACCCCACCGACCCGAAGCGCAAGGCTCGCCGGATGAGGCTACGTGAGATGCGAGTCGTCCAGGAGCGAGACCTAATTGTCAATGGCGGTGAAACTTGGCCGGGCAAGCACCTAGACTGGGACAAGTTGCGAGGCGATTAGCATGTCGACCATTAGAGGGCGAGCAAACGCATAGCATACAGGCAACAAGCCCCATGAAGCACGTAGAACAAGAGAGCAATTTGGAGGATGTGGGTATGAGAGGTGGTGCATGCCATTGACTAGAGATTGAGAGGGAAATCGTTCAACTACTCGGTGCGAGGCTCGTCAAGCCAGTCGAGGAACTGAGGGGTGAAGTATGAGATGATGACGGTCGCCCCTGCGCGGACAAACGACTCGACGGTCTCGAAAGCCATCTGCTTCAGGTCGTAGATGCCCTTCTCGGCACCGGCCACGACCATGGCGTACTCTCCCGAGACCTGGTACACTGCCACGGGGTGATCCGGCTCCAGCTGTGCGCAGTCGGAGACGATGTCGAGGTACGGCAGCGTGGGCTTCACCATGAGGATATCGGCACCCTCAGCCGCGTCTCGCTTCTGTAGGAAGCCGTTAGCATCATTGCATTGCTGATTGCACTCACAATAGCACGTCTCGCAAGGCCACGAGCGTTGGGAGGGAGCTGGTAGCACTTGCGGTTGCCATACTCGGGAGCactgccggcggcatcgctATCCATTGTCAATAGTGTCCTCAAGGTCTCCGTCTCGAGAGGGCTCACCGGAATGGTCCGTACAGGCCAGACGCAAACTTGGCAGCGTAGCTCATCAGAGCTACACGGTTTCCGTAGCCGTGCTGCATGAGAGCAAGCTTGATAGCACGGATGCGCCCATCCATCATGTCACTCGGAGCAACACAGTGGGCACCAGCCTCAGCATAGGCAAGCGCAACCTCGGCAATGCGCTGGGCGGACTTCTCTGCGTCAAGGGTGGGGAAGTTGCTGTGCGTCGGGTTTGGAAGCTGAGACATGACGCCGCAGTGTCCGTGAGAAGTGTACTCGCACAAGCACACATCGACTGCCAGGAAGAGACCCGGGAAGAGCTTGGAGAGGAGGTGAAGTGCCTTGATAACCGGAGTCTCCGGGTCATCGGCAGGGGAGCCCACCTCGTCCTAAGATCGTAAGCCATCTTCCAGCAAGAAACCACTGTGGTACTTGCCTTGTTCATCTCCATGGGCACTCCGAACAGGATAACGCTCTTGAGACCCTTCTTGACCAGGGGTCCGAGGAAGCCCTCCAACTTGTTGATGCCCCAGCGCTTCTGTCCAGGGAGGGTAGCGACAATCTGCTCGGCGTCCGGGTCGTCGGAGATGAAGATGGGGTACATGAACATGTCCTTTGTGAGGTTGCGACCATTGTTCTGGTACTTGCGGAGCACGGGGTGGTGGAACCCACCGTGCAGGACGGACCTGAGAGGACGAGTCAGTGATACGATAGAGTGAAGGCACCGCCGGAAGACAGAGAGAGGGCTGCGGGACTCACGAAATGTcgagaggaggagcttggAATCGGAGGGACGACATGGTGGTTGTAGTAGCAAGGTGAAGATCAACCGGGGTGAACTAGGGCGACTGGACGAATGTAAGGGATAGGATGTTGAAGCAGAAGAGATGCACGCGAGGGACAGTGACAGCAAGATGGGTCGACTGGCGAgggacgacgactttgagtAGCACGAGAGACCTCCACTTTGTTCGGCCAAATCCACCCGTCCATACTGTCGTGCCGTGCCTGACGGAATCGAGTCTGACTGATCCCGCTGGCTGTTGGGTGGCCACAAGctgctcactcactcactcgttGCACGGCCCGACAAACGCGCTCACATTatcgccttcctcgacatTATCAACTCTTTACTCCATCACAACAATCCTCGCAATCACAATGGCGACAGCACAAGCAGCACGCCCAGAACCAAACGGTACTCGGACCCTCACTGTCACCCCAACCGAGTCGGAGGCAGCGTCGACCTCaacctcgccaccgccgtcccGTGCCGACACACCAAACTCGGTCGGCGTCCTCCGTCTCCGTGGTGGCCCCGTTCGCAGGCAACGCGTCGTGTGGTCATCAGAGACTGTGGATAATGAAGGCATGGGAAAGAAGAAGTCGAAGAGTGAGTCATGTTTGGTGCAGCCTGGGGTCTGGCGCTTTATACCCGTGCTCCCGGTGCTTCCCACTCAATCCTCGTGATGTTGCCGGCTGACCTCTGGCAGTCTGCTGCATCTACCACAAGCCGCGGGCGTTTGACGAGTCATCGTCCGAGTCTGACTCGTGCTCTGACGATGATGGGGCATGCTCGGGCCACAAGGAGCACGCTACTACCCGACGTCAGCGCCCTCGGCCTGTGGGAGATGCCGAAGTGGAGAGCAGCGAGAGCTCAGAGTCGGATGGGGGTGCTGGTGACAGCCGTCCACGGTGAGTCGACACGAGCTTAGGAGCTCTGTATGAGTCCTATACTCTACGTGTAAATGCTGAACGGAGTACAGTccgacacgccgcgccaagcgcaagccGCACAGTCACCACGATTCGAAGATGAACAAGTACGACGTCCAGCCTACagccaagggcaaggacaaggcaTAGCTCATTGTACCTCATGTGAAGCCAGTGTATGTATCATGCAATCGCAATGTTGATGAAATGCGGAGTGTGCTTCTAACAATGTCTATGAATGCAACGCGGGCGGAGACTGTGGCACCCGCTGTATGACACTCATCCCACAACGACCTTGTTCTCCGGCGCCAGACTGATCAGGGCAAGGCACGACAGACCGAGCTCGAACCATTCCAACTGACGGGGAGAAAGCGCTCGTCCTTTAAGACGAATGGACAGTGCCGATGCAAGCTGCTCCCGCATCCGCTTGATTGCGATAAGCGTTTTGGGATCCGCCTGGAACCGAACCCTCCGGTCAATCTGGAGGGAGGAGGCCATCACCTGTGGAGTGTCAACAACGTATATAGCACACCGGCCTCACCTTGAAGTCTGCCAAGTCACCGCACAATAGTGCAAGCCATAGCTCCTGCACTGGACCAACTTCCCAGGCATACAGTTTCTTTGACTGCATGAGGGTGAAGTAGGTGAGGAAGCTCGTGCCAAACTCGCTCTTGGGGATGCGGAAGTTGACGGAGCTGGGGTGAATCGCCACCGTCTGTTGGTTGGTAATCGTGCGGAGGCCGCCACTTGGCTCCAGTGACAGAATCTTCGGATACAGGCCGGCTGCCAAGGCAGCCTCAAGAAGGTTGTAATCTCGGCCATTGCTGTTGAACTCTTGAGGCACTGTGACAAATCGAGTACGAGCACTCCGGCTGTACCGTGCTCTAGGCTGTCAGACGGAACACCACTCCTTACTCACCTCGCAATCTCCTCCTTCTGCGCGGGAGTTGCCGCAATAAAAGACGAGTCAACCAGGTAGGCCAGCAGTTGCTGCCGCAGTTCTTCGATTTGTTGGAGGTTTTGGTGGGACACAAAGTTGCGCTTGCAGAAAGTCCTGACGAAGTTGGCATTCTCCGAAGCTCTGCGCCAGCTGTCGAATACGTTCGCAATGGTCAGGAAGTCGCTGTTACCGACAGCAAAGCtcttcttggcggcctcaGCCTGGCCTTCAAATCCGAATGGAGTCACGAAAGGACTCTTCGAGTTGAGAGTCGCGGCGATGGTGAGGGCCGGATCAAGACATTTGAAGAGCGCGGCAACGAGAAGGAACTTGCCCAAATGCACATCCATGGGTAGCTTGCTGAGCAACCGGCCCATGGAAGTGATTTCCTCATTGGCTGTCAAGGCTTTCACCTCCACCAGCGCAGAGACTGCGCGCTGAATGTTGGTAGAGCTTGGGGGGTCTAGGGCCCTCATGAGGACGTCTTCAATGCTCGTTCCAATCTTGATTTTCAAGATCTTGATACGGAGGGCGAGATCTTGGAGGGACAGCCTAAGCATTTCTGGCACGGGGTGCTCAGCCAGTTGCGAATCGTGGCGCGCCTTGGTGAGAAGGTGGAAAGCCAGGCCCTCTTGAACACGGCcagcacgaccacgacgctgTTTGGCATTGCTTCGAGCAATGTACGATTCGACCAGTCGTGACAACTGGCGCTTCTCGTCATACCGCATCTCTCGTTGCTTGCCGGTGTCGATAACACACGTGATATCGGGGATCGTGACACCGGTTTCAGCAATGTTGGTAGCTGTGAGGCGTTAGCAACAACGGTACCTCGACTACTTACAGATGACAATCTTCCTGACACCTGGAGGTGGTATCTGGAACACCGCACTCTGTCCTTCAGAACTGATCGTTGAATGCAAAGGATAGATCACAAAATCCGACGATGCCCCAAACCTCGGGTGGGATTGCAATGCGTCATTGAGCTTTCGAATTTCCGCCAGACCTGGCATGAACACCAAAGTAGCAGGTGAAAATTGCTGGAGGGATGGGTCGTCAAAACAAACTTGTTCCAAAAGGCGAATGATGAGGTCGTATGGGATTTGACGGGAGTCTAGGAGATTGACGGTCTCGACTGTTTTGGGAGAGTACCGTTGGGACGACAGCTTTGTTGGGTCTGATGGCTtgctctcgtcgtccgacGAATCCGTGGCCGCAGGAGTGTCTTCCGTCCATTCCAACTGTTTGGAACCAGGCTTCTTATTCCTTGTCCAAACAGCATAGGGAGATGACTCATCGATGTGCCACCCCGTTTGCTCAACGGCATCCTCCAGATAACGAACAGTCACTGGGAACGTCCGACCCGGAACTGACATGAAGGGGCAGCCCCCAAAGAATGCCGAAAGCCTCTCAGCGTCAACCGTGGCGGACATGAGAATGACCTTGAGATCCATTCGGACCAGCAGAAGTTCTTTGAGGACGATCAGAAGAAAGTCGGATTCAATGGACCGTTCGTGCACTTCGTCGACAATGATATGCGTAACTTCGTCAAATGCTGTCGATTTGCCGCCACTACCGGAGCCTCCTTCCAGCATGCGAAGGGCGATACCATTGGTGACGAACAGCAGTCGAGTGTTTGCAGAAGACTTTGATTCCAACCGAATTGAATAGCCCACCAAGGACGCATTGGACCCCATTGCTCCAGGGCTGTCACCCAGCTCAGCGGAGACACGTTGAGCAAGGGATA
This window encodes:
- the tif471 gene encoding Eukaryotic translation initiation factor 4 gamma, yielding MSKASTPPNQPASSATTPNTSAWSRGPPAAASNQSSAVPSAVSTPPNGATTNDQLTGSTPVSIGGNPKWGNLMVGGNGDFQPRGNLAFGTVDSPNPLLSSSPAAPAATGSHLADAVKSFGSIDAETTATGAAMIRPPRRTSGGAASSVPSGLPQKKLDVHSLFAGKPHPQPSAASGSASPSQLPQAGSPIQDRRQSIPHGSFPGANGLPGAAPHQYQPMAGLPGQAHLRPPQGIPGQPRSPVMGAAQPQFPGQVPPQQGYRVPQPQMQGSQQPVRPAGVNGPMGVARPLMGQQAPYGIPHGQAQGYPIMYPGQGGYFYHHYEQPPYGMAQQWPPQQQQHPSNIPLSPRAAQAQLGGSPAPPNANLPGSAGGSTMPTPPSRPQSLVGGHQSTPSNTSVSPLPSTPSRPLQPGTPFTPQVTPGSQGPQTPSLSAGAMSFTPRAKSAIKFSRPDGTTVDIAEAAAAAKGPTSSATSGAATPETTVEEPPKKKLPALPVIVRLESEEQKKTRLAEDEKRKKIQEQEEKEEQERKERVERRAKEERERKAKEEADAKELEAKELEAKEKAKEQEEKEQKAKEEELKAKTQAPVDEPKAAEPKAEEPISSEAQKEPEAASKVVEKQAETPTGSEPAEEPRRALLTPTTQSAVASPLSSPALAAAGLPAKPLGAINGGRRSTPSTLDLKGSPGPSATAGAIATPSTPSALGTAKPIEDLASVEYPESVKPQNANLNATSEPGKFRYDRDFLMQFMEVCKERPESLPPLEEIGLEADSSNGFGRRQGSRSSLPPANRGAMGGIGGSNIGGRGFANAMGSFGFASGSSIRNTSNTTSEERYKLSLMHPGAGGRSMTRTASQGGGLPHMAPSNSRAGSKRERVKRPAPVVNDPDVAPLAVTANAWVNARSAGNDESSPVYIERKVKALLNKLTEEKFDSISTQILEWANKSSQETDGMTLKLVIKLVFEKSTDEAHWSAMYAKLCRLLLDRLDPNVSEVIEGRQVSGGSLFRKYLLGRCQADFEAGWRAREDAARLAASKSEEDKAKAAEAAEVKDGGEAPMMSDEYYAAQKAKRRGLGLVQLIGELYKLEMLSKNVIRECLVRLLGNVENPDEEDLESTCKLLTTVGKQFDAASTKSMDLVFDRLEILLNNDVVSSRIRFMIMDVVELRKHKWQSRKEVVPTTIAQIHQQAARENAEKAQAARESISRGGSRAGHSRREAPQQPGEWQSVGGAGGARPPPQRPTDFSQIGRGVSSAGLPSAPTFGPSGVFARNKKGGTAGSTPPLSRHSSTTNMFGVLNESTDSAAPSGADAADAPQRRKLNLAPRTKPLPGADDDGDDDGEQASDDGEEAEGDASTPSMTEEAAKQKIGVDLKELWGEKDAGGSRDPDDIVEYYRALPSEFRYLLSEKLSEDVFRIAKIRDADVVARGWTAALKSEAATAEDLKKGVEARMPTLDDDSIDFPQAFKAIAILMRSLSLGQDEIDALVDKIDVYGEPRITPKMKLERAFTALDEEAAAA
- the BUD16 gene encoding Putative pyridoxal kinase BUD16 — translated: MAPLDQTRILSIQSHVVSGYVGNRAATFPLQMLGYDVDVVNTVQFSNHTGYGHTNGTKTSPEQLEAIFEGLFTNGLVSHARLLTGYIPGAEALRVIGKQVERMRQNEGLVYLLDPVMGDIGTGLYVSPDVVPVYKSLLKTATIITPNQFETELLSGVKIDSVASLHEALTALHVNYGVPHVVLSSIPLPISLVAELGLPPPPASYTRFVPDPKPPWYDAVGVGAPEDDILVCFASTWDGNKPQTFGFALPTIRGYFSGVGDLFSALVLGHYQRTSETQPGLSPLADAVSHALLTVQQILLRTHLYSLDIASSGSATPRPIHENSPHQDSVIPSDTELDNAPPLNPTDPKRKARRMRLREMRVVQERDLIVNGGETWPGKHLDWDKLRGD
- the HEM2 gene encoding Delta-aminolevulinic acid dehydratase: MSSLRFQAPPLDISSVLHGGFHHPVLRKYQNNGRNLTKDMFMYPIFISDDPDAEQIVATLPGQKRWGINKLEGFLGPLVKKGLKSVILFGVPMEMNKASTTDEVGSPADDPETPVIKALHLLSKLFPGLFLAVDVCLCEYTSHGHCGVMSQLPNPTHSNFPTLDAEKSAQRIAEVALAYAEAGAHCVAPSDMMDGRIRAIKLALMQHGYGNRVALMSYAAKFASGLYGPFRDAAGSAPEYGNRKCYQLPPNARGLARRAIKRDAAEGADILMVKPTLPYLDIVSDCAQLEPDHPVAVYQVSGEYAMVVAGAEKGIYDLKQMAFETVESFVRAGATVIISYFTPQFLDWLDEPRTE
- the YPI1 gene encoding Type 1 phosphatases regulator YPI1, with amino-acid sequence MATAQAARPEPNGTRTLTVTPTESEAASTSTSPPPSRADTPNSVGVLRLRGGPVRRQRVVWSSETVDNEGMGKKKSKICCIYHKPRAFDESSSESDSCSDDDGACSGHKEHATTRRQRPRPVGDAEVESSESSESDGGAGDSRPR